In uncultured Bacteroides sp., the following proteins share a genomic window:
- a CDS encoding lipocalin family protein, with translation MKRNKEIDVVPYVEIDRYAGVWYEIGRYPHWYERGAYNVSAEYSSKDGYIEVVNRCERLNKHREIKGKAYIVPDSGNAKLKVEFRWPFKGNYWIIDLDENYQWAVVSNPSQTNLWILYRKPTIANEVLRPIVYRLVNRGFELAKVHWTKQSNTIEE, from the coding sequence ATGAAAAGAAACAAAGAAATAGACGTTGTCCCCTATGTAGAAATAGATAGATATGCGGGTGTGTGGTACGAGATTGGTCGATACCCACACTGGTATGAAAGAGGTGCCTATAATGTTTCAGCTGAATACTCTTCAAAAGACGGCTATATTGAAGTTGTTAACCGCTGCGAGAGATTAAACAAACACCGCGAGATAAAAGGCAAAGCATATATTGTACCCGACTCTGGAAACGCAAAACTAAAAGTTGAGTTCAGATGGCCGTTTAAAGGCAATTACTGGATTATTGATTTAGACGAGAACTATCAATGGGCCGTTGTTTCTAATCCTTCACAAACAAATTTATGGATTCTTTACCGCAAACCGACAATTGCTAATGAGGTTCTAAGACCAATTGTTTATCGCTTGGTTAACCGAGGTTTTGAATTAGCAAAAGTGCATTGGACAAAACAATCAAACACAATAGAGGAATGA